The following is a genomic window from Fundulus heteroclitus isolate FHET01 chromosome 16, MU-UCD_Fhet_4.1, whole genome shotgun sequence.
CAGTTTTCCCTACAGTCAGCTAGCGTTGAGGTCTTCTTGTTTTCTTGTCCTAAAATGTGTGAAGGAGGAAAGGTGTGGCCAGGTAAAGTCTGCTCTGCCCTCCAATCAGACTCGGCCCCGCCTGGTCAGGACCTCCCTCCCCTGATTGGTCCTGGACAGCAGCACGCAGACGCAGGACGAGTCGATGCGGATCCACCGCCAGCCCATCCTGTTGTTGGCGTCCTTGGAGAGCGCACGCACGTACGTCTGCCTGGCCTTGCACTCGCTCCTCCACTGCTTCTTGTCCACGCCCAAGCAGCCGGCCCCGGCCACGCCCGTGCCCTCCGACCTCTGCCCCGCCCCCCTCGTCCTGCTGGGGCCGCTCTGCTGCTCGGCCTGCCGGCACCGAGTCTCGTAGAAGTACTGCTTGAGGGGTCCCGTCTGCGTCTGGATCTCCTGCAGGACGGTGACCTGCTGGTTGTACGAGTCGATGGCCGTGGTTTTATCTGTGACCCACACGCTCTCCGACTCGCACACCGACTTCTCCCCCCTCCGTCTGTCGTTCAGGTGCGAGCGTTTGTCCCGCTTCACGGGGCGATGCGCCTCCTGGGCGGCTCCCCTGGAGTAGTCCGCCCAGCTGGGTGTCGTCCCGCTGCGCTCCATCGCCCGGTCGCCGTGACCCTCGATGTGTCCGTCCAGGTCGTCCACGTCGTCTGCGTCCCCGCCGTCCTCCTCCATCAGGCCGTTCTCCAGCATCAGCAGGAGCGGCGGATGCTCCGGAGGAGACGGAGAGGGCGAGAACAACACTCTGGGATGGGCATCCAGGAACATCTCGTCTAGCTCCAGCAGGCTGTCCAGACCCGGCCCCCCCTGCGGCGTCAGGCTGTCCTCAGCTCCTGTCCTGCTTCTCCACGCGTCTCCGTGTTGCCCTGAGGGACTCGGGCGATGCGCCGACGTATCGGCAGAGCCCAAAAAAGCGGAGCCATTGTTCCTGCTGCCTTCGTAGTCTTTGGGCGGAGAACGATCCTCGGAACCTTCCTCGGTCCTGAGGGGTCCTTCCTTCGCCGCGGCGCCCAGACTGCGTCCGTCCCGGCTGCCTGAGCTGCTGGAGGGCGTGTGGGTCGTCCGGCCGTCCTCTCTGAACGCGGACGTCTCTCTGTGAGCGGAGGCTTTCACGCCGTCCCGTCTGCTGCGGTCGGCATTTCCTCCGAGGCCGTAGTCCTCAGACGGAGCCGGGAGGCGGGAGGCCGGGTCGTGAGGGAAGGGCAGGGCCGACGCGATCACCATGGCAACCAGGGGAAGCCAGCGCATCACTCCCAGGACGTATCAGCTGGCGGACAGAGACGAGAGACGGCGTTATTTCACACCATGCAGGCTGCAGCTTTTATAGTTCAACAAAACGCCAATTAGGGTGTAAAGCGAGCGTTTTTACTGGTGGCCCTGCAGCTTTATGACCGCGGAGCTTCAGCCGCTGACGTATGGCTTTAAAACCTTGGCAGAACTCgtggaaaagaaaatgtacagAGGGGGGGGGTGCTGTGGATTCTGCTGAATGAGGGACTGACCTTCAAACGACAACCTGCTATCTACGCAGGTCAGACTGACAACagagataaaacagagaaaatcaaTTCTAAATAAACTAAGATTCCTATGAACTAAATCCTAATGATGAACATTTCATAACAAAACTTCTACATGAATTAAGGAAACATCAGCGATGATCTTTGAGATGAAACTGTCTCTGCGTGTCCATCTGGACGGGTCCTACGGTCCGTGTTCTGCAGAGGAGTCGACGTCCCAGGAGTGGATTTCTCAGGAAATTCACCCCAAAGTCAGACCATAAAGGCAacaattaaatgttaaagttcatGATGGAAACTCTAGAAAAACACTGAACGACTACGGGTTGCTTGGAAGGAGAAAGCCTTTCGTCTTCTCTGAACAGAATATGACAGCGTGACTTAAATAAACGACACAACTTCTAGGAAAACGCTCAGTGGATGAgaccaaattaaaaaaacacggAGCAAACTGTCAGTGGAAGGGTGGGGACTTTGTCTCGTTATGCAGCCACTGGCTCTTCTTCATACCAAGGTAAACCCGAGTCAAAATGGATAACGTCTGATTGACAGCCGGGTCAGCAGGATGATGGTCctaaacacagaataaaatctaCCACGAAAAGAGGAGAATCAAGGCCAAACATTATTCAAGCAGAGTCACGTGTTTAAATACAGCTTAAAGTAAAGTATAGCTTTTTTCTGGGCGTTTAAAAATGCCAAGATAAGTTTATTGTGAGTTTTTGTTTAGCTTCACCTCCTCAGCTCAGGTTTGAACTAATCCAACAAAGCAGTCGCATTTCTGTACAGAAGGGATGTCCCAGACGTAAAAAGGGTCCCAGACATTTACCTCGTTAGAAGGAAGGGATAAAGATTTTAGTTGATGGTAATTTTGTAGGCCAACTTCTTGACTTATAGTCAGGGACGACACAAAATCCTTTTAAACGGCCAGAAAACGGCCCGGCCCGCACGTTTCTACACTAAAACAACACTGGAAACAAATTTACTCCACAGCGACGGGAAGGACTCAGAAAAGCGAGTTATTGCTGcattttgagtttgttttaccaaaaaaacaaactcaatgTGATCAGGAGGATGTTATTTATAAAATCTACCAGTAGAAACAGTTTATATGCAACAAGATTTTAATTCTACCCGCTTTAAAGAGAGGGATTAAGAAAGTGAGATGAAGCTCAGGTACGGTTGCTGAACTTGCCCGGGGGCGGATCGTGTGCTTCTTTGGAAAAGGCATTGACTGATGCATTAGGCTGAATGCGCTTCTGTAATTGAGCGATGGAAACCGTAAATATCCTGCATGCCATAACCTGCattgtttaaactgtaaactCGCCGTCAATGCAAACCAACTCCAGCGCTCTCTGTCTCTCAGCGCGGCGGCAAAATGAAACGGTACGATGACATGTTGCGGTAGGAACTGAATTTTGAGCCATCCAGGACTCGGCGTGGATGAGATCAAGAGCAACGAGGCGAGCAGAGATGATTCATCCACATTTCAACACGCGGTTGCCCTCTGACTAACAGGACAAATATTCCAGTCACCCCGTGCTTGTGGCAGTTACAGTAGGCTGGCATTCAGCGGCCTCCACGGCCCGCGTAAGCTGGGATTTGGCTATTTGTTTGCGAGCAGAGGGAGCTGAAATGGGTGGAATGAGGAGAATGTCAGCCATGCATAACAGGCGAGGCTCATTCATAATCTCCTCAGGCCGTCAGGAGCCAGCAGCATAAACGCAGGTGGATGCAAAAACAAGAGCAGCAGAGCAGTTGTCATGGCGGAGGGTGTTTGTTTCCTCACGGGTGTGTGGCTGACTGAGCGGATGTATCATCGCTGGCTATCAGCAGAGAACCCCCCGTGGTGACGTATGTACTCAGCGGGGGCCACGCCCTGGACACAATGCATCTGGCAGTGGAGGAAGGACTCATCAGTCACCCGGCCCGTCGCCCCGGGCGCTCCAAGTGCCTTTTAATGCTGACAGTAAATCACATCAAAGTGCCTGAGCAGCCTGAGTGATCCGGGAGACGGAGGAGCCGGCCAAACTTCGCATGTGACGAAAGGCTTATTTGCATATAAACAGCAACTGTTGACAAATGTTTGAAGGTGGAGAAGGCTGCGAGTAGGGTGGCTGTGAAACAAGATTCATACGTTTTCAAGCTTTAAATTCAAgatcgttcacactgagcctggttctggttctgctggaggttctcctccctgttaaaggggagttttcctctccactgtcgcttcatgcatgctcagtatgagggattgctgcaaagccatcaacaatgcagacgactgtccactgtggctctacgctctttcaggaggagtgaatgctgcttggagagacttgatgcaacctgctgggtttccttagagaggaaactttctcaccaacctggaggatctgatggaagctgactttggaagtGTTGTTAATTAGCGCTAgataattaaaatttaattaacttattttttccaggtttttgtACCAATCTGGACTAGTCAGGCTTTTCTCTTCTATAGGGTCTACAAACTATGAATGCTGCCTTCTGATTGGCCAGTGAGCCAGGAGTGGGCGGTCCTATACACATAGCAGGAGTCACTGTGTTGtaatctttattattttaatgctgTTAAACGTTTTAATGCCAGCTTAGAGACCCTGATCTAAGAGGGTCTTAAAAGATGCTCTTTATAAAAGTATTTGTGTAAATTCATCAGCTCTCTTTAGCCCACCCAGGTCAGTAcagaaccacctttcactgctAGTTGTCTCTAGGAGCTTTGTGCAAAAAGAATTGGCTACAGAGTTGGAGCTCAGATTGGATGCacaacatcaattttcaagtaTTGCCACATATTCTTAATTTAATtaaggactttgactaggccgttctaacacataaataagctttgatctaaaccatatCATTGTAGAGCTGGATGTGTTTGTTGTCctcctggaaggtgaacctctgatTCTGTCTTAAATATTTATATCTTGCAGGATTACTCTGTTTTATCCACCAATTCTGACCAGAGTCCATGTCCCGccataataaaaaacatgctgccgccaccatgttgCCTTTTAATAGTGATTCCAAAAGGTAAAGCACAAGAAAACCAAGAAGCATAATTAAGCAAATGTTGGCTTCTGATCCAACAGTGTAATCCAGCAGGGCTATTTCACTCTGTTTGGCATCTAGATTAAAAGGCTATAGTATTCATACATGTCCAAACAAGACTGGACTAACCTGCACTGAacaaagattatttaaatcactggttgatatatataaaaacggGTCTTACTGCCACAGATCCAGTTTAAAcccattaaaatgttaaaaaagtagTGAAATAACCCATTTCTAATTATTAATGGGTGTGTTCTCTCAGTCAGCgactttaaaatgaaatggaAGATCAACAAGGTTTGACAAAAACTCAGGTTGTGATGTGGCAAATTAAggatagatctttttttttacatataaatcAATGCAataagcattttgtttttcaaaattccAGATTTTTTCACGCTTTAGATTATAGAACAgggaataaagtctggaaacatCAATGTTCTCATTGGTTATCCAGAGCTGAAAAATGATAAAGGTCATTTCTGGactctttctgtattttttatcCCTGCGTAACAGTTGGAGGATGAGAAAACAGCTGATATAGGGAGAaaagcaggcaggcaggcaggctcTTCCTGCTAAGTGGTGTTTttgtgtaaaacaaagaaaaagctgCAGCACTTCATCGCCGCGCTCCATTTGGGACAATGACACGCGTCATTTGGCTGCAGAGCAAGACGAGGACCACAGCGTCCTTCCACCCTCCTGCCTCTGACCCAAGCGCTCTCAGTAAAACCCAAAATGAACTAATTTGGCTCAACTTCCCTGTTCCTGATCTCCATCTGTTTGATATTCTTTgagatgaagagaaaaagactgAAATAAAGCAGCAAATCAAGCAAAGATGCATAAACAGACTAAACTGTGACCGTAAGCAGAAGGCCTCCGTTACCTTCAGTGATCTTATTGTTTAACTTAGCGCAGACGATGACTGCAGAATAATTGGATGTCTTTCTGTCACGGtggctttctctttttttctgcctttcagATGTTCAGAAAAAGAAGACGTTACAACTTGCTCCCAAACGTTGCATTTAAACATTCCTGCTCGTAGCTCCTTTTTTAACCCTCTGGCTATTCCACATCTTTGGGTTTACTACCTTTTGTGTTTGGTAATTactattttacattttccaaCGTATTTTCTTTTCCCCCTCCTTGAAAATTCCAAGTACAACATTTCCATGTGCTTACAAGACTTTCCTAATTATTTCAAACTGATTCTACAGACCTAAATTCAAGGAGATATGTTGAAGTTTTCCTGTTTGATGAATTTAGATTCATTAATgttgaataattttaatttgCCATATTTAAATGTGCATTAAACTGTCTAGCTAGCAAGCGTTTTTTTGCAGCCATGTTGCACATGGCAGATTAATCTGACACTGCAGTAACTTCAGAGCaccttgcaaaattattcataccaaCTTCAACCTATTTTagtggaattttatgtgattttatgtgattgtgCATAATTGTGACGTTTTGCACTACTAAAAAGTGTGTCGTGCATTTGAATTCAGCTCCAACGAGTCTTAATTAATAGAACCACTTGCGTTGCCATAGCAGTTGCGGGTGTCCTGGGTTGCAGGCAGACATGTTTGCCCTCCATCTTTAATTGCTTCATAGCTCCGTCTCAGTCAGATTTGGACGGAGAACCTCTGTAAACATCAAAGTTCTGGTCTTGTGAGATTCTCGGCTATTTATGGGTCTGGATTTTCAGTGGGAGGCTTTACTGCACCACCATGGTTTGATCTAACCCCCTCTGACGTGATTGTGTGCTTGACTTCCGTCTCCCTGGTGAAGACGAGCCAccccacagcatggtgctgccaccacgGGTCAGCCTGAGCGTGGTGCCGTCCCGGCGCTGTGCGGCTAGCTTCCCAGCACAGATAGCGTCGCCGTGTGGAACAAAAGAGTCTGACCAGAGCTCCTAGGACTTATGCGTGACTTTCTTCCTGCTGCTTATCCGTAAAGGCCAGATTAATAAAGAGACGTATTAACAGTTGTCCTGTTGACAGgttttccacctgagctgtggatctctgcagctcttccagagttaccaggggcctcttagctgcttctctaattaatTACTTGTTTTCAGCTGATGGACTGAACAGCAGCATGTTCAGAACTATCGGTCTGGtgtgttatttttcttcatgaagCTGCATCaaccctaaaataaaattacagacAGGTTGACTCTTTATAATCATGTAACATCCCTTGGTGCCACTGGATAATATTTAGGGGTGTTGGTATGGAGAGGGTCGTATAAATGCACCCCATGAGTAAGACTTGTCTCTTTTTTCCATGTTACAGTTTTGCACTCtacttagttttggtttatctAATAAAATCCAAAGGAAACACTCTGAAGTCTGCAAAATATGGAAAACTGGTACAAATACTTTTGTAAAGCATtgtaagaaaaataagttgggggggggggggactggagAACAGACGccataaagcatctccacacCTGGCAGAGGCTACTGTGCTTATTAGGCTGTTTACAGagtaatccccccccccccccatgcgtGGCTAATGTCAGCCTGACAGGCAGATAATGCACTGTGTGTTAGTGTTGGGACTGCGCCTCATCCTCTGCTCATCTGGACTCTTTGAAGTTGTGCAACTCCGGCAGCAGCAAGAGCGTAAATCTGTCTGAGGGAGCAAGTTCCTCTAAAACTagactttaaaaaagagaaagaaaagagaaatccATCGGACGGGTTAGCCATGTTGGGCAGGTCAGGTACCGTAAAGGCTGCGGGCTTTTCCTTAATCGATACTTCAATCAAGACTAAGAAATTACACCACTGTAGATCTATAAACACATCAACCGTCATGTACTTTGATTTACTTTGCTTTGagcttaataaaaaaatcccataaaaGTTAGGAGCATATACCTTCAagcataaacaaataaaagtcttGTAATTCTCTTTGTTTCGGATTAAAATGTCTTCTTTCTGGCAAAGAAGCTGCAGCACTTTCCTTTTCTCTTTCATGGGTTggaattaatcagaaaatggGTTTAAAAGGCTCAAAATGATGACAGGCGGCTCAGCCCTGGTGTTGCTGCTCCAACCGTGAAACTGGTGCTTAACCGACGGCACCGTCCCTTTATGACGAGCTTTTTATTTACTACAGGAGGTGGCAGCTCTGAGAAATTCCCAATCGTTACCTAAACACAACAAAAGGTGCATCTGttgtttcatttctttaaaGTTTTGTTCCGACAAACCTGCATCTGATCTACATGAAGAGGAGAACAAGTCTGTGGAGGAGTTTCAGCTGGTCTGTTAAGACCCTTTATtctaaaagctaaataattcaTGTAAGCACATGCAACCCCTGCAAGAACCACGTTTGATTCTTGGAACACGTTCAGGTTCTTAaccattgtgtgtttttttaggggggggggtgataaaAGAATGCACGCTAcatgtgtttctgtttctgtttgatcctctgtggctttttttttttaaggaaaaaataatacattacaGAACAAACATCCATGAATTGTAAGCATAAGAACTGCAGAGCAATCATCAGACGTCTTTTCCTGAATCTGTCAGAGAATGGCTCAAAGATTTTTCTTTGAATTAAGCAACTTCTGTGATTTTTGGACCCAACTTCTGGCAGCTGTTATTGTAAATTCAAACACACACCTGGACGCTTTGATATCAGCTTTTAAATGCTGCAGATAACCTTCCTTCCTGATTTAGGGTTCACTTGTGCGGCCTATCTTTCTGGCGCTTTTGCTGCTTTGAGGTAGCTATTAAAAATCGGAGATCAGAACCGGCCGGGAAAAGCCTGATCGGTGCACCTCTGCTAaaagctgatttttatttgcacacaTTTACTGCGGCCTAAGTGTCCCGCCGTGCAAACAGCCCATTTATCCAAGCTCTGTTTGCTCGGATCCATGCAAAGTCCTCCATCCAGGACAGGAGAGGAAGCGCTCTCCTCTGCTTGCCCTGCTCTCGCCTGCGTTTTGCGCAGAGACGCGGAATGCCACCCACAGCGCCGGTTCAGTCCATTACCTTGTTGACAACATGGAGCGCAGACATCAACACAGCGCTGTGTGATCTACCTGCGGCTTGGATTGTCACTCGGTAGCTCTCACCTCACTT
Proteins encoded in this region:
- the LOC105917184 gene encoding uncharacterized protein LOC105917184 is translated as MRWLPLVAMVIASALPFPHDPASRLPAPSEDYGLGGNADRSRRDGVKASAHRETSAFREDGRTTHTPSSSSGSRDGRSLGAAAKEGPLRTEEGSEDRSPPKDYEGSRNNGSAFLGSADTSAHRPSPSGQHGDAWRSRTGAEDSLTPQGGPGLDSLLELDEMFLDAHPRVLFSPSPSPPEHPPLLLMLENGLMEEDGGDADDVDDLDGHIEGHGDRAMERSGTTPSWADYSRGAAQEAHRPVKRDKRSHLNDRRRGEKSVCESESVWVTDKTTAIDSYNQQVTVLQEIQTQTGPLKQYFYETRCRQAEQQSGPSRTRGAGQRSEGTGVAGAGCLGVDKKQWRSECKARQTYVRALSKDANNRMGWRWIRIDSSCVCVLLSRTNQGREVLTRRGRV